A single Dechloromonas denitrificans DNA region contains:
- the napF gene encoding ferredoxin-type protein NapF: MVDVSRRGFLRGRPRPKAEIRPPWALAEAAFIDRCTRCNDCLPACPQAILIAGDGGYPTVDFSRAECTFCGECVKVCRPQALLRDDSRVPWTIKALISDLCLARRGVECRVCGDFCDVRAIRFTPRLGGSPLPEIATEQCTGCGACLAPCPSQAIAIR; the protein is encoded by the coding sequence ATGGTCGACGTCAGCCGCCGCGGTTTCCTCCGTGGCCGGCCACGCCCCAAGGCCGAAATCCGGCCCCCCTGGGCGCTCGCCGAGGCGGCTTTCATCGACCGCTGCACGCGCTGCAACGACTGCCTGCCGGCCTGCCCGCAGGCGATTCTGATCGCCGGCGACGGCGGCTACCCGACGGTCGATTTCAGCCGCGCCGAATGCACCTTCTGCGGCGAATGCGTCAAGGTCTGCCGACCGCAGGCGCTGCTCCGCGACGACAGCCGGGTGCCATGGACCATCAAGGCGCTCATCAGCGACCTTTGCCTGGCCCGCCGGGGTGTCGAATGCCGGGTCTGCGGCGATTTCTGCGACGTCCGGGCGATCCGTTTCACGCCCCGCCTCGGCGGCAGCCCGCTGCCGGAGATCGCGACCGAGCAATGCACCGGCTGCGGTGCCTGTCTGGCACCTTGCCCGAGCCAGGCCATCGCCATCCGTTAA
- the ccmI gene encoding c-type cytochrome biogenesis protein CcmI, with translation MTQFAIYATLLIVVVAAFVLPPLWLGLRPNNKKIDRQEANLAIFRDQLADLDREKSDGTLAAADFDQARSELQRRLVEEVPSEGNAATPLAVQGPSRKTAIAVLLLMPILALLAYGILGNPKALDPAQTASPAQMTPEKINAMVAKLAERMQANPDDMQGWLMLARSYKTMGRYEEAAAAYGKAEKAINDDPELLASYAETLAMAAGKGLTGKPQQLVNRALKLDPNNGHALFLAGAAAMEAGDSKQGIAYWEALLPQVEPGSEIDQMLRSGIDKMKQAK, from the coding sequence ATGACCCAGTTCGCCATCTACGCCACCCTGCTCATCGTGGTCGTCGCCGCTTTCGTGTTGCCGCCGCTCTGGCTGGGCCTGCGCCCGAACAACAAGAAAATCGACCGCCAGGAAGCCAACCTCGCCATCTTCCGCGACCAGTTGGCCGACCTCGACCGCGAAAAATCCGACGGCACGCTGGCCGCTGCCGATTTCGATCAGGCACGGAGCGAATTGCAGCGGCGGCTGGTCGAAGAGGTGCCGAGCGAAGGCAACGCCGCCACGCCGCTCGCCGTCCAGGGGCCGAGCCGCAAAACCGCCATCGCCGTGTTGCTGCTGATGCCGATCCTGGCTCTGCTCGCCTACGGCATTCTCGGTAACCCGAAAGCCCTCGACCCGGCGCAGACCGCCAGCCCGGCCCAGATGACGCCGGAAAAAATCAACGCCATGGTGGCCAAGCTGGCCGAGCGCATGCAGGCCAATCCGGACGACATGCAGGGCTGGCTGATGCTGGCCCGTTCGTACAAGACCATGGGCCGCTACGAAGAAGCTGCGGCGGCTTACGGCAAGGCCGAGAAGGCCATCAACGACGACCCGGAACTGCTCGCCAGCTATGCCGAAACACTCGCCATGGCAGCCGGCAAAGGCCTGACCGGCAAACCGCAACAACTGGTCAACCGGGCCCTGAAACTCGACCCGAACAATGGCCACGCGCTCTTCCTGGCCGGTGCCGCCGCCATGGAAGCGGGCGACAGCAAGCAAGGCATCGCCTACTGGGAAGCCCTGCTGCCGCAGGTCGAACCGGGCTCTGAGATCGACCAGATGCTGCGCAGCGGCATCGACAAGATGAAACAGGCGAAATAG
- the meaB gene encoding methylmalonyl Co-A mutase-associated GTPase MeaB has translation MNLRDSHVPTHSLSSADQTLIDGVLAGQRRALAKAITLIESTRADHQQRAQQVLNALLPKTGGAIRVGISGVPGAGKSTFIEALGVWLIEQGKKLAVLAVDPSSSVSGGSILGDKTRMEQLCQREEAFIRPSPSAGSLGGVAEKTREAMLLCEAAGFDVIIVETVGVGQSETTVAGMVDIFCLLQLPNAGDDLQAIKKGIVEIADLVVINKADIDPRASAVVRAQWKNALHMLRPASKNWSPPVLTASALHKEGIVEFWEAIEKYRTALTPTGEFAAKRQHQSLSWMWQLIDSGLRQHFRHHPRVRENLPALTLSVEQGNTTPAAAAYALLDYLKH, from the coding sequence ATGAATTTGCGCGATAGCCACGTGCCGACTCATTCTCTTTCGTCGGCCGACCAGACGCTGATCGATGGCGTGCTGGCCGGTCAGCGGCGGGCGCTCGCCAAGGCCATCACGCTGATCGAATCGACCCGTGCCGATCATCAGCAACGGGCCCAGCAGGTGCTGAACGCCTTGCTGCCGAAAACCGGCGGTGCCATTCGGGTCGGCATTTCCGGGGTGCCGGGAGCCGGTAAATCGACTTTCATCGAGGCGCTCGGCGTCTGGCTGATCGAGCAGGGCAAGAAGCTGGCTGTGCTCGCCGTCGACCCCTCGTCGTCGGTGTCCGGTGGCTCCATCCTCGGCGACAAGACGCGCATGGAGCAGTTGTGCCAGCGCGAGGAAGCCTTCATCCGGCCTAGTCCGTCGGCCGGTTCGCTGGGCGGCGTGGCCGAGAAGACGCGCGAAGCGATGTTGTTGTGCGAGGCGGCCGGCTTCGACGTGATCATCGTCGAAACGGTCGGGGTCGGTCAGTCGGAAACGACGGTGGCCGGCATGGTCGATATCTTCTGTCTGCTGCAGTTGCCGAATGCCGGCGACGATTTGCAGGCGATCAAGAAGGGCATCGTCGAGATCGCCGATCTGGTGGTCATCAACAAGGCCGATATCGACCCGCGCGCCAGCGCAGTGGTCCGCGCCCAATGGAAGAACGCGCTGCACATGCTGCGCCCGGCCTCAAAGAACTGGTCGCCACCGGTCCTGACCGCCAGTGCCTTGCACAAGGAAGGCATCGTCGAGTTCTGGGAAGCGATCGAGAAATACCGCACGGCGCTGACGCCGACCGGCGAATTCGCCGCCAAGCGCCAGCATCAATCCTTGAGCTGGATGTGGCAACTGATCGATTCCGGTTTGCGCCAGCATTTCCGGCATCACCCGCGCGTCCGGGAAAATCTGCCGGCGCTGACTTTATCCGTCGAACAGGGCAATACGACTCCGGCTGCCGCCGCGTATGCGCTGCTCGATTATCTGAAACACTGA
- a CDS encoding GntR family transcriptional regulator, whose protein sequence is MTRIAPTALYQEVAERLRQRIYAHELTPGTWIDEQKLAEEYGISRTPLREALKVLVSEGLVELRPRRGCYVTEISRQDMDDIFPLMALLEGRCVVDAVRRAKPAHTRELRAIHEKLELAAKEGRIDAFFEANQEFHRRIQELANNRWLLSVIQDLRKVLKLSRLHSLSLEGRLQQSLEEHRTIMAAFEAGDTEKAEKTMHDHLLSGRDALARMHESAAAKNP, encoded by the coding sequence ATGACCCGTATTGCACCAACCGCGCTTTATCAGGAAGTGGCCGAACGCTTGCGTCAACGCATTTACGCCCATGAACTGACGCCGGGCACCTGGATCGACGAGCAGAAACTCGCCGAGGAGTACGGCATTTCGCGCACGCCACTCCGCGAAGCACTCAAGGTTCTGGTTTCGGAAGGGCTGGTTGAACTGCGTCCACGGCGCGGTTGTTACGTCACCGAGATTTCGCGCCAGGACATGGACGACATTTTTCCGTTGATGGCCTTGCTCGAAGGGCGTTGCGTGGTCGACGCGGTGCGCCGCGCCAAACCGGCGCATACGCGCGAACTGCGGGCCATTCACGAAAAGCTCGAACTGGCCGCGAAGGAAGGCCGGATCGATGCCTTTTTCGAGGCCAATCAGGAGTTTCACCGGCGCATCCAGGAACTGGCCAACAATCGCTGGTTGCTTTCAGTCATCCAGGATTTGCGCAAGGTATTGAAACTATCCCGGCTGCACTCGCTGTCGCTCGAAGGTCGTCTGCAGCAATCGCTCGAAGAGCATCGCACGATCATGGCGGCGTTTGAAGCGGGCGATACGGAAAAGGCCGAAAAGACCATGCACGATCACTTGCTGTCCGGGCGCGATGCGCTGGCCCGGATGCACGAAAGCGCCGCCGCCAAGAATCCCTGA
- a CDS encoding acyl-CoA carboxylase subunit beta translates to MHDIIRQLEEKRELARLGGGQKRINSQHKKGKLTARERIELLLDPESFEEWDLFKEHRCTDFGMDQAEKIPGDGVVVGYGTVNGRLVFVFSQDFTVFGGSLSETHAEKICKVMDHAMKVGAPVIGLNDSGGARIQEGVASLGGYADVFQRNVMASGVVPQISMIMGPCAGGAVYSPSMTDFIFMVKDSSYMFVTGPEVVKTVTHEDVTAEELGGAVTHTSKSGVADLAFENDVEALGMLRRFMNFLPANNREKPPVTPTNDPVDRFDYSLDTLVPDNTNKPYDMKELLVKVVDDNDFFELQADYAKNIIIGFGRIDGHPVGIVANQPLVLAGCLDIKSSIKAARFVRFCDAFNIPVVTFVDVPGFMPGTQQEYGGIIKHGAKLLYAYAECTVPKVTVITRKAYGGAYDVMSSKHLRGDVNLAWPSAEIAVMGPKGAVEIIFREEKSNPEKLAEREAEYKEKFANPFVAGARGFIDDVIMPHATRKRIARSLAMLRDKKLDNPWRKHGNIPL, encoded by the coding sequence ATGCATGACATCATTCGACAGCTGGAAGAAAAGCGTGAATTGGCCCGCCTCGGCGGTGGCCAGAAGCGCATCAACAGCCAGCACAAGAAGGGCAAGCTGACCGCCCGCGAACGTATCGAGCTACTGCTCGATCCGGAATCCTTCGAAGAGTGGGATTTGTTCAAGGAGCACCGCTGTACCGATTTCGGTATGGATCAGGCTGAAAAGATCCCCGGCGACGGCGTGGTCGTCGGCTACGGTACGGTCAACGGCCGTCTGGTCTTCGTTTTCTCGCAGGACTTCACTGTATTCGGCGGTTCGCTGTCGGAAACCCACGCCGAGAAGATCTGCAAGGTGATGGACCATGCAATGAAGGTCGGCGCCCCGGTGATCGGCCTCAATGACTCGGGCGGCGCCCGCATCCAGGAAGGCGTTGCCTCCCTCGGCGGCTATGCCGACGTGTTCCAGCGCAATGTGATGGCCTCCGGCGTCGTGCCGCAGATCTCGATGATCATGGGCCCCTGTGCCGGTGGCGCGGTGTACTCGCCGTCGATGACCGATTTCATCTTCATGGTGAAAGATTCGTCCTACATGTTCGTGACCGGTCCGGAAGTCGTCAAGACCGTGACCCACGAAGACGTTACCGCCGAAGAACTGGGTGGTGCCGTGACCCACACCAGCAAATCCGGTGTCGCCGACCTGGCCTTCGAGAACGACGTCGAAGCGCTCGGCATGCTGCGCCGCTTCATGAATTTCCTGCCGGCCAACAACCGCGAAAAGCCGCCGGTCACGCCGACCAACGATCCGGTCGACCGCTTCGACTATTCGCTCGACACGCTGGTGCCGGACAATACGAACAAGCCGTACGACATGAAGGAACTGCTCGTCAAAGTGGTCGACGACAATGACTTCTTCGAATTGCAGGCTGATTACGCCAAGAACATCATCATCGGCTTCGGCCGCATCGACGGCCATCCGGTCGGCATCGTCGCCAACCAGCCGCTGGTGCTGGCCGGCTGTCTGGACATCAAGTCCTCGATCAAGGCCGCCCGTTTCGTCCGTTTCTGCGACGCCTTCAACATTCCGGTCGTCACCTTTGTCGATGTGCCGGGCTTCATGCCGGGCACCCAGCAGGAATACGGCGGCATCATCAAGCACGGCGCCAAGCTGCTTTACGCCTATGCCGAATGTACCGTGCCGAAGGTTACCGTGATCACCCGCAAAGCCTACGGCGGCGCTTACGACGTGATGTCGTCCAAGCACCTGCGCGGCGACGTCAACCTCGCCTGGCCGTCGGCTGAAATCGCCGTGATGGGGCCGAAGGGTGCCGTCGAGATCATCTTCCGCGAAGAGAAGAGCAATCCGGAGAAGCTGGCCGAGCGCGAAGCCGAGTACAAGGAAAAATTCGCCAACCCGTTTGTCGCCGGCGCCCGTGGCTTCATCGACGACGTCATCATGCCGCACGCTACCCGCAAGCGCATCGCTCGCTCGCTGGCCATGCTGCGCGACAAGAAACTCGACAATCCGTGGCGCAAGCACGGCAACATTCCTCTGTAA
- the scpA gene encoding methylmalonyl-CoA mutase, protein MSEKFFDSNNLDAWTKAAAKHSPGGEVRNLDWNTPEGLAVKALYTKADVESLEFADTLPGFAPYLRGPQPTMYAVKPWTIRQYAGFSTAEASNAFYRKALAAGGQGVSVAFDLATHRGYDSDNARVTGDVGKAGVAIDSVEDMKILFDSIPLDKVSVSMTMNGAVLPILAGYIVAAEEQGVAQDQLSGTIQNDILKEFMVRNTYIYPPKPSMKIIADIFGYTAQHMPKFNSISISGYHIQEAGANQAIELAFTLADGMEYVRTGVASGMDVDTFAGRLSFFWAVGMNFYLEIAKMRAARLLWHRIMTKFNAKSPKSMMLRTHSQTSGWSLTEQDPYNNVVRTTIEAMAAVFGGTQSLHTNALDEAIALPTEFSSRIARNTQLIIQEETHITNVVDPWAGSYMMEKLTQDMADKAWGIIEEIEAMGGMTKAVESGWAKMQVETCAADKQARIDSGKDVIVGVNKYKLAKEDAIDILDIDNHAVRDAQVARLKNIRASRDSAAVNAALEALTAAAESGQGNLLDLTVKAMRLRATVGEVSDALEKVFGRFRANNQTISGVYGGVVEGQESWESIKADIAKFAEEEGRRPRIMIAKLGQDGHDRGAKVVATAFADLGFDIDMGPLFQTPDEAARQAIENDVHAIGVSSLAAGHKTLLPELVKSLQAQGADDIIVFAGGVIPAQDYDYLYQAGAKAIFGPGTRIEDSAIRVLEEIRKARG, encoded by the coding sequence ATGTCTGAAAAATTCTTTGATTCCAATAACCTGGATGCCTGGACCAAGGCAGCCGCGAAACACTCTCCGGGTGGCGAAGTCAGGAATCTGGACTGGAATACGCCGGAAGGTCTGGCGGTCAAGGCGTTGTACACCAAAGCCGACGTCGAGTCGCTGGAATTCGCCGACACCCTGCCCGGCTTCGCACCTTATCTGCGTGGCCCGCAGCCGACGATGTACGCCGTCAAGCCGTGGACCATCCGCCAGTACGCCGGCTTCTCCACCGCCGAGGCCTCCAATGCCTTCTACCGCAAGGCACTGGCCGCCGGCGGTCAGGGCGTCTCGGTGGCTTTCGATCTGGCGACGCACCGCGGCTACGACTCCGACAATGCCCGCGTCACCGGCGACGTCGGCAAGGCCGGCGTCGCGATCGACTCGGTCGAAGACATGAAGATCCTCTTCGACAGCATTCCGCTCGACAAAGTCTCGGTGTCGATGACGATGAACGGCGCCGTGCTGCCGATTCTCGCCGGCTACATCGTTGCCGCCGAAGAACAGGGCGTGGCGCAGGACCAGTTATCCGGCACCATCCAGAACGACATCCTCAAAGAATTCATGGTGCGGAACACCTACATCTATCCGCCCAAGCCGTCGATGAAGATCATCGCCGACATTTTCGGCTACACGGCGCAGCACATGCCGAAATTCAACTCGATCTCGATTTCCGGCTATCACATCCAGGAAGCCGGCGCCAACCAGGCCATCGAGCTCGCCTTCACGCTGGCCGACGGCATGGAATACGTGCGCACCGGCGTCGCGTCCGGCATGGACGTCGATACGTTTGCCGGCCGCCTGTCCTTCTTCTGGGCGGTGGGCATGAATTTCTACCTGGAAATCGCCAAGATGCGTGCTGCCCGTTTGCTGTGGCACCGCATCATGACCAAGTTCAATGCCAAGAGCCCGAAGTCGATGATGCTGCGCACGCACAGCCAGACTTCTGGCTGGTCGCTGACCGAGCAGGACCCGTACAACAACGTCGTCCGCACCACCATCGAAGCGATGGCGGCGGTCTTCGGTGGCACCCAGTCGCTGCACACCAACGCGCTCGACGAAGCGATCGCGCTGCCGACCGAGTTCTCGTCGCGCATCGCCCGCAACACGCAGCTGATCATCCAGGAAGAAACCCACATCACCAATGTCGTCGATCCGTGGGCTGGTTCCTACATGATGGAGAAGCTGACCCAGGACATGGCCGACAAGGCCTGGGGCATCATCGAGGAAATCGAGGCGATGGGCGGCATGACCAAGGCCGTCGAATCCGGCTGGGCCAAGATGCAGGTCGAAACCTGCGCGGCCGACAAGCAGGCGCGCATCGACTCCGGCAAGGACGTCATCGTCGGCGTCAACAAGTACAAGCTGGCCAAGGAAGACGCGATCGACATTCTCGATATCGACAACCATGCCGTGCGTGACGCGCAGGTCGCCCGCCTGAAGAACATCCGCGCCAGCCGCGATAGCGCTGCCGTCAATGCGGCTCTCGAAGCCTTGACAGCGGCCGCTGAGTCCGGTCAGGGCAACCTGCTCGACCTGACCGTCAAGGCGATGCGTCTGCGCGCCACGGTCGGTGAAGTGTCCGACGCCCTGGAAAAGGTCTTCGGCCGTTTCCGCGCCAACAACCAGACCATTTCGGGAGTGTACGGAGGTGTCGTGGAAGGTCAGGAAAGCTGGGAAAGCATCAAGGCCGATATCGCCAAGTTCGCCGAAGAAGAAGGCCGCCGGCCGCGCATCATGATCGCCAAGCTCGGTCAGGACGGTCATGACCGGGGCGCTAAGGTGGTGGCCACCGCTTTCGCCGACCTCGGCTTCGACATCGACATGGGACCGCTGTTCCAGACGCCGGACGAGGCGGCCCGCCAGGCCATTGAAAACGACGTCCATGCGATCGGTGTCTCGTCGCTGGCCGCCGGCCACAAGACGCTGCTGCCGGAGCTGGTCAAGTCGCTGCAGGCGCAAGGCGCCGACGACATCATCGTGTTCGCTGGCGGGGTCATTCCGGCCCAGGATTACGACTATCTCTACCAGGCTGGCGCCAAGGCCATCTTCGGGCCGGGCACCCGGATCGAGGATTCCGCCATTCGCGTGCTGGAAGAAATTCGCAAGGCCCGCGGCTGA
- a CDS encoding exopolyphosphatase — MTQQKFRLVTRSDFDGLVCAVLLNELDLIDDIKFVHPKDMQDGKIDITARDITTNLPYVANAHLAFDHHLSETIRNSGERKNHIIEADAPSAARVVYNYYGGKKAFPAVADDMMAAVDKSDSAQFSRDEILKPTGWVLLNYLMDARTGLGRFREFRISNYTLMMDLIKYCRNHGIDEILALPDVKERVELYFEQSEKAKDQILRCSTVYKNLVVLDLRHEETIWATNRFMIYALFPQTNISVHVLWGVQKQNTVLATGKSILDRGSKTNVGELMLQYGGGGHQAAGTCQVANDQAEATLSALIARINADG; from the coding sequence ATGACCCAACAAAAATTCCGCCTCGTCACCCGCAGCGATTTCGACGGCCTGGTTTGTGCCGTGCTGCTCAATGAACTGGACCTGATCGACGACATCAAGTTTGTCCATCCGAAAGACATGCAGGATGGCAAGATCGACATCACGGCGCGCGACATCACCACCAATCTGCCCTATGTTGCCAACGCCCATCTGGCTTTCGACCATCACCTGTCGGAAACCATTCGCAATAGCGGCGAGCGCAAGAATCACATCATCGAAGCGGATGCCCCGTCGGCGGCGCGGGTCGTCTATAACTACTACGGTGGCAAAAAGGCCTTCCCGGCGGTCGCCGACGACATGATGGCGGCGGTCGACAAAAGCGACTCGGCGCAATTCAGCCGCGATGAAATCCTCAAGCCGACCGGCTGGGTTCTGCTCAATTATCTGATGGATGCCCGCACCGGGCTGGGCCGCTTCCGCGAGTTCCGGATCAGCAACTACACGCTGATGATGGATCTGATCAAATACTGCCGCAATCACGGCATCGACGAGATCCTGGCGCTACCGGACGTCAAGGAGCGGGTCGAGCTGTATTTCGAACAGTCGGAAAAAGCCAAGGATCAGATCCTGCGCTGCAGCACGGTGTACAAGAATCTGGTGGTCCTCGACCTGCGCCATGAGGAAACGATCTGGGCGACCAATCGCTTCATGATCTACGCGCTGTTCCCGCAGACCAATATTTCCGTCCATGTCCTGTGGGGCGTCCAGAAGCAGAACACCGTGCTGGCCACCGGCAAATCGATTCTCGACCGGGGGAGCAAGACCAACGTCGGCGAATTGATGCTGCAATACGGCGGCGGCGGCCACCAGGCGGCCGGTACCTGCCAGGTCGCCAACGACCAGGCGGAAGCCACGCTGAGCGCGCTGATCGCGCGGATCAACGCCGACGGTTGA
- the accC gene encoding acetyl-CoA carboxylase biotin carboxylase subunit — translation MFKKILIANRGEIACRVIKTARKMGILTVAVYSEADKDALHVDLADEAVCIGPAASKESYLVMDKIIAACKQTGAEAVHPGYGFLSENATFSRRLEEEGIKFIGPKHYSVAKMGDKIESKKLAIAAQVNTIPGYNDAIAGPDEAVKIAQGIGYPVMIKASAGGGGKGLRVAFNDAEAHEGFSSCVNEARNSFGDDRVFIEKYVLEPRHIEIQVLGDSHGNYVYLNERDCSIQRRHQKVIEEAPSPFVDPEMRKAMGEQAVALARAVNYESAGTVEFVVSGATKEFYFLEMNTRLQVEHPVTELITGLDLVEQMIRVAYGEKLPLSQADVTINGWAMECRINAEDPFRGFLPSTGRLVKFQPPKEIDGQVRVDTGVYDGGEISMFYDSMIAKLIVHGATREQAISRMRDALNGFVIRGISSNIPFQAALMQHPRFQSGNFNTGFIADEYPKGFDASMVPHDDPALLVSVAAYVYRAFTDRSASITGQLQGHERIVGDKWMVIRLNKDGNEHHPVTARIIPGGYHIEYKGENYEILSDWKLGESLFNGTCNGEEFTLQVERHKIKYSLFHWGTRADFMVMSARAAELLALMPEKMPPDLSKFLLSPMPGLLREVAVTVGQDVKAGEKLAVIEAMKMENILKADQDCKVKKISAAAGESLSVDQIIIEFE, via the coding sequence ATGTTCAAGAAAATTCTGATCGCCAACCGCGGTGAAATTGCCTGCCGCGTCATCAAGACCGCCCGCAAGATGGGCATTCTGACGGTTGCCGTCTATTCCGAAGCCGACAAGGATGCGTTGCACGTCGACCTGGCCGACGAAGCCGTCTGTATCGGCCCGGCCGCCTCGAAAGAATCGTATCTGGTCATGGACAAGATCATCGCCGCCTGCAAGCAGACCGGCGCCGAGGCTGTCCACCCGGGTTACGGCTTCCTGTCCGAGAACGCCACGTTCTCGCGCCGCCTGGAAGAAGAAGGCATCAAGTTCATCGGCCCGAAGCACTATTCAGTGGCCAAGATGGGCGACAAGATCGAGTCCAAGAAGCTGGCCATCGCCGCTCAGGTCAACACCATCCCGGGTTACAACGATGCCATCGCCGGTCCGGACGAAGCCGTCAAGATCGCCCAGGGCATCGGTTACCCGGTGATGATCAAGGCTTCCGCCGGCGGCGGCGGCAAGGGTCTGCGCGTTGCCTTCAACGATGCCGAAGCCCACGAAGGCTTCTCGTCCTGCGTCAATGAAGCCCGCAATTCCTTCGGTGACGACCGCGTCTTCATCGAAAAGTACGTGCTCGAGCCGCGTCACATCGAAATCCAGGTGCTCGGCGACAGCCACGGCAACTACGTGTACCTGAATGAGCGTGACTGCTCGATCCAGCGTCGTCACCAGAAGGTCATCGAAGAGGCGCCGAGCCCCTTCGTCGATCCCGAAATGCGCAAGGCGATGGGCGAACAGGCTGTCGCCCTGGCCCGTGCCGTGAATTACGAATCGGCCGGGACGGTCGAGTTCGTCGTTTCCGGTGCGACCAAGGAGTTCTACTTCCTGGAAATGAACACCCGTCTGCAGGTGGAACACCCGGTCACCGAACTGATCACCGGCCTCGACCTGGTCGAACAGATGATCCGTGTCGCCTACGGTGAAAAGCTGCCGCTCAGCCAGGCCGATGTCACCATCAACGGGTGGGCCATGGAATGCCGGATCAATGCCGAAGACCCGTTCCGCGGCTTCCTGCCCTCCACCGGTCGTCTGGTCAAGTTCCAGCCGCCGAAGGAAATCGATGGCCAGGTGCGTGTCGATACCGGGGTTTACGACGGTGGCGAAATCTCGATGTTCTACGACTCGATGATTGCCAAGCTGATCGTGCACGGCGCGACCCGCGAGCAGGCGATTTCCCGCATGCGCGATGCGCTGAACGGCTTCGTGATCCGCGGCATCTCATCGAACATCCCGTTCCAGGCCGCGCTGATGCAGCACCCGCGCTTCCAGTCCGGCAACTTCAATACCGGTTTCATCGCCGACGAATACCCGAAGGGCTTCGATGCCTCGATGGTGCCGCACGACGATCCGGCGCTGCTGGTTTCGGTCGCTGCCTACGTGTACCGTGCCTTCACCGACCGCTCCGCTTCGATCACCGGCCAGCTGCAGGGTCATGAGCGCATCGTCGGCGACAAGTGGATGGTCATCCGCCTGAACAAGGACGGCAACGAGCATCACCCGGTGACGGCGCGCATCATTCCCGGCGGCTATCACATCGAGTACAAGGGCGAGAACTACGAGATCCTGTCCGACTGGAAGCTCGGCGAATCGCTGTTCAACGGCACCTGCAACGGCGAGGAATTCACGCTGCAGGTCGAGCGGCACAAGATCAAGTACAGCCTGTTCCACTGGGGCACCCGCGCCGACTTCATGGTGATGAGCGCCCGGGCCGCCGAACTGCTGGCGCTGATGCCGGAAAAGATGCCGCCTGATCTGTCGAAGTTCCTGCTTTCCCCGATGCCGGGCCTGCTCCGCGAAGTTGCGGTAACGGTCGGTCAGGACGTGAAGGCCGGCGAAAAGCTGGCCGTCATCGAAGCCATGAAGATGGAAAACATCCTCAAGGCCGACCAGGACTGCAAGGTCAAGAAGATCTCCGCGGCGGCCGGCGAAAGCCTGTCGGTGGATCAGATCATCATCGAGTTTGAATGA